One part of the Candidatus Bathyarchaeota archaeon genome encodes these proteins:
- a CDS encoding NADH-quinone oxidoreductase subunit I: MVKRPHASFMLKQAFKSTFSKPATEKYPKVKPELPEKFRGEPIFDYSACIGCGLCSRDCPSQAIEMVTVEGKKRRPQLNLSKCIFCYQCAETCPKKAISNSCLYELATTDKSNLVMKPKAPSET; this comes from the coding sequence GTGGTTAAACGACCTCATGCATCCTTCATGCTTAAACAGGCATTCAAGTCAACGTTCTCTAAGCCTGCGACGGAAAAATATCCTAAGGTGAAGCCAGAGTTACCGGAGAAGTTTCGGGGAGAACCCATCTTTGACTACTCCGCCTGCATCGGCTGCGGCTTATGCAGCAGAGATTGCCCCTCCCAAGCCATCGAGATGGTGACGGTCGAGGGCAAGAAGCGTCGTCCACAGCTTAACCTCTCAAAATGCATCTTCTGCTACCAATGCGCTGAGACATGCCCCAAAAAGGCGATAAGCAACTCTTGCCTCTACGAGCTAGCCACAACTGACAAGTCCAACCTGGTTATGAAGCCTAAAGCCCCCTCAGAAACCTAA
- a CDS encoding VOC family protein, whose translation MRQKLTLITLGVADLERAVRFYEKGLGWKKSTASSGDLAVFSLGSFALALYPRSLLAADASVPAEGSGFSGITLSLNAKNPQEVDEVLAEAQRSGAVVVKPAQKVFWGGYSGYFKDLDGHLIEVAYNPYWSLDSDGNLALPP comes from the coding sequence ATGCGGCAGAAGTTAACGTTGATAACCCTAGGAGTCGCCGATCTAGAGCGGGCAGTTAGGTTTTACGAAAAAGGGCTCGGCTGGAAAAAGTCGACGGCAAGCAGTGGAGACCTAGCGGTTTTTTCTTTAGGCAGCTTTGCTTTGGCGTTGTATCCCCGAAGTCTCCTTGCAGCAGACGCGTCGGTGCCTGCAGAGGGCAGCGGCTTTTCAGGAATCACGCTTTCACTAAACGCCAAGAACCCACAGGAAGTTGATGAGGTGCTGGCAGAGGCACAGCGGTCCGGCGCAGTTGTGGTAAAGCCTGCGCAGAAGGTTTTCTGGGGCGGATATAGCGGTTACTTCAAAGACCTCGACGGGCACCTCATCGAGGTTGCTTACAACCCCTATTGGAGCCTAGACAGCGACGGCAACCTTGCGCTGCCGCCTTAA
- a CDS encoding flavodoxin domain-containing protein, translating into MEVLIVYGTRYGASALTAQEIASVLSSEGFSVKVADAKKEKIKDLSPYGLVVVGSGMQMGKWTGEAEDFLKKHQKELTAKKHAVFACTMKMVPQREGKPEEVEKIRKASLDDKIAKYSLQPIAVGFFGGILDYGKMNVLFRRTLGMIRPQLESDGFKETEPGVYDLRDREEIRSWARELAQKAR; encoded by the coding sequence ATGGAAGTTCTGATTGTTTATGGCACCCGATACGGCGCCTCCGCGTTGACCGCCCAAGAAATCGCATCTGTTCTAAGCAGCGAAGGCTTCTCAGTTAAGGTGGCGGACGCGAAAAAAGAGAAAATCAAAGACCTATCACCCTATGGGCTAGTTGTGGTAGGCAGCGGCATGCAGATGGGCAAATGGACCGGCGAAGCCGAGGACTTTCTGAAAAAACACCAAAAAGAGCTCACTGCCAAAAAACATGCAGTCTTCGCCTGCACCATGAAGATGGTTCCCCAACGCGAAGGCAAACCTGAGGAAGTCGAGAAAATCCGAAAAGCATCCCTCGACGACAAAATCGCAAAGTACAGCCTACAGCCGATTGCAGTGGGCTTTTTCGGCGGCATCCTTGACTATGGCAAGATGAATGTGCTGTTCCGCCGCACCTTAGGGATGATTCGGCCCCAGCTGGAAAGCGACGGCTTCAAAGAAACGGAGCCAGGCGTTTATGACCTGCGTGATAGAGAGGAAATCCGCAGTTGGGCAAGGGAGCTGGCGCAGAAGGCTCGTTAG